CCAGGGAGAGGCGGGAACGGCCCAGGGAGAGGCCACCACAGCGGGTCCCGAGACGGCGGTGTAGGAGAGTCCATGGCCAGCCACCTGGGACAGCAGGGGGATCACAGACGACTGCACGCCCATGGCGAGGGCCAAGGTGAAgacaacggcgacggcgaacTGTGATGagaataaaattttacaatttatttaattagttaggcttactttaacttaaaatccttttacttaatattttcCTGCAATGGATAATTATACAATAGCTGGCAAGCTTGAAgacttacaaattttttttttagaatactaaaatgtattcaagcacttgatttaaatttgaatttttatatacgGCTTTATTTGGTTTCAGCTCGcttcttttaatattatagtttttgatgaaatttttttgaaattcaatACTGATCTAGGATTGTTTTAAGCTCAATCCAGTATTGTTATTGCTTAAGCTTAGGTTTTAGAATCAGGATAAATCCCTTTGATAACTCACTTTCATGGTGCTTGTGATTGTGGGTTTTGGGTTGCGCTCTGTTTGaactcttgttctgaactgATCTGTCAACGGTGCTGCTGGCCAGTTTTATACCCCACAGCTGACCACATCAGCTTTGGAAAACCGCTACGTCGGAGGGTTCATGAAAGTGAGAGTTCACACACCATGACACGGTGGACATTGCTGACACTGCTCCGCATGCATATGATCAGAGCTAATGACATGCCTCGGATCTGAGCGAATCGGATCGGTAGTGATCGATCTATCGGTTGTGAGATCAAACGGCTACGTTGTACGACTTTAAACAGTCGATGTTGAAGAACTAGTTCTACAGCTACtttgctattattattattattttaattgtttaaaattttttataaaaattgcgaAAGGAATTAAAAGATCAGTTAGATTCAAAATGCTAATAGATACCatgcataaaaaaacaataattatttaaaatcccTTAAAATTAAGCCAATAatcgaaaataatataatctagcaaaaaatttaaaataaattaaataatgtttgaaaaaagtagaataaataataaatttactttcattttcataaaaaaaactattagcGGTAACTTACCTGCAAAACAATTCAGATCAGCAAACGCAAATATTAGCATATCCTGCTACcttttgtaataatttattttaagtcaaGTTCAAATTGTCATAGacaaatacattaaaaatattaatggcACATTCGTTATCATATGACATCGATTATTATGAAATCATAATTTAGAACAAAGCCCAACAAACCACCCACAATGAACTAAATCATTGGCGAACCACCATATCCACACCACTCACAACCTGCACCGCCCCAGAAATGCATTCTCGGTGAGTGTGTTTTCCATCTCCGTGGCCATGTGGGTCTGGGTCCAACTGTCTGAGTGAGTGGCCCAACCCACTTTTAAGCTGCAGTTCCGGTAAATTGATTTTCACTCCATCACACCGCCACTTTAATTACTTAATTGTTGTTTGTGCGCGATTAGCATTTCAGTATGATTTATAACACGATTCTAATTATGGAGCGATTGGTATCCTGTATAAGGCCGGCTAATAACTGATTTATGTGAATTAAGGGTTAATACTATGCCAGGAAACTCCCACTTAAGCGATTgatattgaaatatatttatattataaattaaaaagctagtAGTTCCATGGTCAGAACAAACCACCAATCATTTATACGAttttatgcaataaaaaatttgtacttAGGCTTTTAAGATTACAGTATgcaataaagtatttatatcAAGGCATTTATGATAGCAAATAcagcttaaattaaatagaactaaatttttttacatgTCAAGatcaataacttttttattcgaggtataaaatgtacataatatttttttattatttcctaGACATTTTAGCACAGGATATATTATATCgttatgtatttattaatacaCTGGCAAGAGTTTTAATCCACAGAATTGGAAATTAAACATTGCAAAAAGCTAGTTCAACTGTATCTGCGTTTCCAGGCCTTTTTCCTAATTTTTCCACCTCCGATTACCTAATGGATTCGACATTGCGCAACATTTACCTGGCTGAAACTGTTCGGTAGTGTGGGTGTCAATCGCCTGGAACAGCCTGCATAAATTTATTGCAAACCCATTAGGTGCAGCAATTAAATCCAAATTTAGTGCAAATGCAGCCCAGCAAAGACAATTCAATTATGCCGAAAAAGCCTTACAAAGGGGGAAAAACTGGTTTCGGTGCCAGTGTGGGTGAGATCGATTGACTCTAGGCAAAAACTCTTGGCAGACACCAAAATAAGTTCAAGTTGAATTCTTGCGATGCGATGATAATCTGTAATTAGCGGCTGCTATAATTTACTTTGTGCGGCAATTATATACAATAGGTGTACCAAAAGCCCAGGTGCTGACTAAATACGAATCTTGGTCTATGTGCGATCTGTAATTAGCGCTAAGCGTTTGCATAATTAAGCATACGCCCTGTGCACCCAATACGTTCATATGAGCTGGGTATGTTCCAATTAACTCGATCTAATGACCAATGGCCCCTAACTTGACTACCGTTCAGCAGTGGCTGATATTATTGCCAAGCAAATTAGGACTGCCACTATAATAATACAcacttaaaaacaaagacaCATTTGATCTAGACATTCTTGGTAGATATGGAATCAATTGATCAATTTGTCGGCTTCTCAAGGTCGAGCAGGTGCAACAGAAGACTCAAGGTtataattaactaattaaCTAATATGGAGCTTATGATTtagttgaatttaatttgagtttaAAAGTGATTCAATGCTTTGTCTTGGCAATTTCAAGGGTCTCTGCAgtgtttttaaagaaaactaacTAAGTTTTATATTGCAAATTTATAAACCTTTTTAAGGTAAGTGTGAAATGAGTATTCTCTTAAGCCTAtttgaattttgtattaaaagaaCCTTTAAGTAATGTTTTGAATACTTTTAATTcgattaaattcaatttaaattttaaaattaaggtTTTCTTAACTaagaaatagttaaaatattatggaaCATTACacaaaatggtttaaaagtgtttttaacTTAACAGCATATCAAGATCAATTTAAAAGTCGAAATTTAGCTTCAGACTTTAAAGCATTTATAATTAGTAACAATTATTTAGGTGAAAGTAATGTAAGTAAggtaagtaaaataaataaaaatttcaagtttCTAAGATAttgatataatttataataagtctatattaaatttaaaatctctaCAGAAGTTTCTAGAGAATTTGCCACTAAGTTCACCCccatatttgaaaaaaacaccATAGGTAATTCGTATAAAAAACGCTGATTGAGTTTATTTATAACGCTTTCGTCAATCTTTACATTGTTGCATATTACTAGAGTACAATGGGATATTTACAGGTTGACAAGGCATATCTAAGGACGATATGCCAGACAGTAAAAGATATAGAAAGATATAGTGACAGGGGAAGAGTAGAGAAAGATAGTAGACAGGATAGCAGATGGGAAGCATTTGAAGAGttctcaaataataaaattaacatgCTGTCATTTGTTGgtttgttgtagttgttgtaaTTGCTGTTGGACTTATATATTTGCTGAGTGCGTTGGGAAATGTCCAGGGGATATGGACATGGACCCAAGATCAGGATCGTGTTCGTATCGGGGGGGACTAAGAGCGGTGTGCTTAACAATAAGTGTACAGAGAGTGAGAGATGGGTGTTTATCCGGCTGGAGTCATGGGGGAGTCGCTGAAGCAGTTGGAGATCAGTGATACTGCCATCCATCCGCTCCGTTTGGCATCGGTTGGGTATAGTTTTTTGTCAGGAGGCAATCGCGACTTACAGAGTTCCCGGGGCGGGGGCAACGTTGACGGAGGTGGCGGAGTTGATGTGTCCGGCCAAAGGAGCGGTGTGGATGGCACCACGGGTCTTGGCCACATAGACGCCCTCATGGCCATGGCCGGCGGCCAGACCAGGTCCCTGGGCCAGGTTGATTCCGGGAACGGCAGCACCATGCCATCCGGCACCGGTCAGACCCCAAGGAGCGGCTCCGGCATGGACGGCAACGGCGGCAGGACCTCCCCAGTGGGCGCCGTTCCAGCCGTTGTTCCAGGCGCCGTTCCAGGCACCGTTCCAGGCACCATTCCAGGCACCGTTCCACAGGCCAGGTCCGCCATGGGCCACGGGGCTCACGTA
This genomic stretch from Drosophila gunungcola strain Sukarami unplaced genomic scaffold, Dgunungcola_SK_2 000001F, whole genome shotgun sequence harbors:
- the LOC128261423 gene encoding adult cuticle protein 1, which encodes MKFAVAVVMFVCALAGAHASWAQIAPGVSYVSPVAHGGPGLWNGAWNGAWNGAWNGAWNNGWNGAHWGGPAAVAVHAGAAPWGLTGAGWHGAAVPGINLAQGPGLAAGHGHEGVYVAKTRGAIHTAPLAGHINSATSVNVAPAPGTL